The proteins below are encoded in one region of Silene latifolia isolate original U9 population chromosome 2, ASM4854445v1, whole genome shotgun sequence:
- the LOC141638561 gene encoding uncharacterized protein LOC141638561 has translation MNMDYFAWSHDDMVGIDPSVISHKLSVNPGCTPVHQKRRKFAAERNEVINKEVDSLLAAGKIREVSYSEWVSNVVVVPKKNGKWRVCVDFTDLNKACPNDLFPLPHIDAMVDATAGNEVLTFLDAWSGYNQIKMHPQEQEKTAFMSERGIYCYNVLPFGMKNVGSTYQCLVNKMFKQQIGKTIEVYIDDMVVKSKKADTFQTLREYKMKLNPSKCSFGVSSGKLLGYMVTQRGIGASKEQIKAILQLESPQKPKDVQRLAVKVATLSRFISRASDRCKLFYDILRKSQKFEWTGEHEKAFMELKCYLITPPLLAKPEQGLCQQQEPLFLYLSVTEAAVSAVLVKEQEGIYHPVYYISKSLLSTETMYTSFEKLVLALVTTSYKLRPYFESHTIHIVTNYPLKTIMRKPELSERMTKWSALADFISNFCPATHAEAEKGMLTLVGDQESGVWTLYIDGASNARGAGVGLVLWSPKGDMIVQVVRCQFKATNNEAEYEALILGMQMALGLKVRNLRMFSDSLLVVNHVNNEYVARDSKMIAYLKIATKQKLKFRSFKITQVPRDQNVEEDALATLGATFQPVELSNIPITHVLTLTIQKESDQHPSGEVAHAQRPCLRCLSKEEADAVLHDVHSGECGNHAKGQSMSNKILRQGYFWPTMRADVVDHARCCDSCQKAALRLEELGEKWADELPLVLWSDRTTPKLATGQTPFSLVYGAEAVIPSEVLVPMHRYGCQTAEQNQVEMASSLDTVDELQEIAYIRMASYKKSVAKTYNKNIKVRTLAVGDLVLRRVFENTKNHKAGKFAYNWEGSY, from the exons ATGAACATGGACTATTTTGCTTGGTCCCATGATGACATGGTTGGCATAGACCCATCTGTTATTTCACATAAGTTAAGCGTGAACCCAGGTTGTACCCCAGTACATCAGAAGAGAAGGAAGTTCGCGGCAGAACGAAATGAAGTTATTAACAAGGAAGTAGACAGTCTCTTGGCAGCGGGGAAAATCAGAGAAGTCAGCTACTCTGAATGGGTCTCTAACGTGGTAGTGGTACCCAAGAAAAATGGAAAGTGGAGGGTATGTGTAGACTTCACAGATCtaaacaaagcttgtcccaaTGACCTTTTTCCACTGCcccatatcgatgcaatggtggatgccacggCTGGAAACGAGGTGCTTACCTTTCTAGATGCCTGGAGTGGTTACAATCAGATCAAAATGCACCCACAAGAACAAGAAAAGACGGCATTCATGTCGGAAcgaggcatatactgctacaaTGTCTTGCCCTTTGGCATGAAGAACGTCGGGTCCACCTACCAGTGTTTGGTAAATAAAATGTTTAAACAACAAATAGGGAAGACAATTGAAGTGTACATAGATGATATGGTGGTAAAATCCAAAAAAGCAG ACACCTTCCAAACATTGAGGgagtacaagatgaagcttaatCCGTCCAAGTGTTCATTTGGAGTATCCTCGGGAAAATTATTAGGGTACATGGTAACCCAGAGAGGGATTGGGGCAAGCAAGGAACAAATCAAAGCAATCCTCCAGCTGGAATCACCGCAAAAGCCAAAAGATGTACAAAGACTAGCAGTAAAAGTGGCGACCCTGAGCAGATTCATCTCACGAGCCTCGGATAGGTGCAAGCTATTTTATGATATATTGAGAAAGAGCCAGAAGTTCGAATGGACCGGGGAGCACGAAAAAGCATTCATGGAACTTAAATGCTACTTGATCACGCCGCCGCTGCTGGCAAAGCCAGAGCAGGGGCTTTGCCAGCAGCAGGAACCACTGTTCCTATATCTGTCGGTTACAGAAGCAGCAGTAAGCGCGGTCTTGGTCAAAGAGCAAGAGGGGATATATCACCCAGTATATTATATCAGCAAGTCTCTGCTTTCTACAGAGACCATGTACACATCCTTCGAAAAATTAGTATTAGCTTTGGTCACTACTTCCTATAAATTGCGACCGTACTTTGAATCTCACACCATCCACATAGTAACTAATTATCCATTGAAaactatcatgaggaagcctgaactttcTGAGAGAATGACTAAATGGTCG GCCCTAGCAGATTTCATCTCGAACTTCTGTCCTGCTACCCATGCGGAGGCAGAAAAAGGAATGTTGACATTAGTAGGTGACCAGGAAAGTGGTGTTTGGACCTTATACATTGACGGAGCCTCGAATGCGCGAGGAGCTGGTGTAGGTTTGGTCCTCTGGTCGCCTAAAGGCGATATGATAGTGCAAGTTGTTAGGTGTCAGTTCAAGGCAACTAATAATGAAGCCGAGTATGAGGCGCTTATATTAGGAATGCAGATGGCACTGGGACTTAAAGTAAGGAACCTGAGGATGTTTAGTGATTCGTTGCTTGTGGTAAACCACGTAAACAACGAGTATGTGGCACGTGACTCAAAGATGATAGCCTACCTAAAGATAGCCACAAAGCAGAAATTGAAATTCAGATCATTCAAAATAACTCAGGTTCCAAGGGATCAGAACGTGGAGGAAGATGCTTTGGCCACGTTAGGAGCCACCTTCCAACCTGTAGAACTATCGAATATACCAATTACTCATGTATTGACCCTGACCATTCAGAAGGAGTCAGACCAGCATCCCTCAGGGGAAGTAGCACACGCACAAC GACCTTGTCTCAGGTGTCTAAGTAAAGAGGAAGCAGATGCAGTGTTGCACGATGTGCATAGCGGGGAGTGTGGAAACCATGCTAAAGGACAGAGTATGTCTAACAAAATCTTAAGACAAGGGTATTTCTGGCCTACTATGCGGGCAGACGTTGTTGACCATGCCAGATGCTGTGATTCATGTCAAAAGGCAGCTTTG CGGCTGGAAGAGCTAGGAGAAAAATGGGCAGACGAGCTACCATTGGTACTCTGGTCAGATAGAACGACACCAAAATTAGCAACAGGCCAGACGCCATTTAGCCTAGTATATGGGGCAGAGGCAGTGATACCCTCGGAGGTTCTAGTACCTATGCATAGATATGGCTGCCAGACAGCAGAACAGAACCAAGTTGAAATGGCTAGTAGCCTAGATACAGTTGACGAGCTACAGGAAATCGCTTACATACGTATGGCATCGTATAAGAAATCTGTAGCCAAGACATATAACAAGAATATCAAAGTCAGGACCCTCGCAGTAGGGGACCTAGTACTTAGAAGGGTATTTGAAAATACCAAAAACCACAAGGCAGGCAAGTTCGCCTACAACTGGGAAGGATCATATTAG
- the LOC141638577 gene encoding uncharacterized protein LOC141638577, whose translation MTLFDGTTDPHDHISQFKQKMMVTIAVGASNEQFSSSRRTPKQPSDLYRIVQEIGESIKDYVTRFNTEKVSIRGCDTSTVINAFRQGLDKESDLYKELTMHSCERFKEVQERATTTLRLEEDIKARKGMANFDKTNRKIPTEKKDERARPCNRQNISRVAEKIQQVNDSPHPPRLSDYGFNTGMEGLLKAVRELGDQDIGHRTEDCYRLCRELKFQVHKGNMEHLLSCGGKQDKRETANQVLPSAPPVCTKMITVITGGSELSGLTYSAAKRRATESKGDHPECKYRVGQSDLILVMFDENDVGNGAEQHHDTLTITLSIGNCTVRKVLVDTGSSVNLIMLETLRIMGFDKENLIKKSVPLVGFSGETAHSVGEITIPTYIEGVNKLARYLVIEGPTTYNLILGRSWLHQMKAVPSTYHQCLKFPTPWGVVTVKGDREESRSCYTQALKATTKLPS comes from the exons ATGACTCTTTTCGATGGGACCACAGACCCCCATGATCACATTAGCCAATttaagcagaaaatgatggtaaCTATAGCAGTAGGAGCTTCGAATGAG CAATTCTCTAGCAGCCGAAGAACACCAAAACAGCCAAGTGATCTATACAGGATTGTCCAAGAGATCGGCGAATCAATCAAGGACTACGTCACCAGGTTCAATACAGAAAAAGTTTCCATACGAGGCTGCGACACATCCACAGTCATTAACGCCTTCAGGCAGGGCCTGGACAAGGAATCAGACCTCTACAAGGAGTTAACAATGCATTCATGCGAAAGATTCAAGGAAGTTCAGGAGAGAGCCACCACGACATTAAGGTTGGAAGAGGATATAAAGGCTAGAAAGGGAATGGCAAACTTTGacaaaacaaacagaaaaattccAACAGAAAAGAAGGACGAGAGAGCCAGGCCATGTAACAGACAGAATATCAGCAGAGTAGCAGAAAAAATCCAACAAGTAAATGACTCTCCGCATCCTCCTAGGCTATCTGATTATGGGTTCAACACAGGAATGGAAGGATTGTTGAAAGCAGTAAGGGAATTGGGTGACCAG GATATCGGACACAGAACAGAAGATTGCTACAGGTTGTGCAGGGAATTAAAGTTCCAGGTACACAAGGGGAATATGGAGCACCTATTATCATGTGGGGGCAAGCAGGATAAGAGAGAAACAGCAAACCAGGTGCTTCCTTCTGCTCCACCCGTATGCACAAAGATGATTACCGTGATAACAGGTGGATCCGAGCTATCAGGtttgacatactcagcagccaaGAGGAGAGCCACCGAAAGCAAAGGAGATCATCCAGAATGTAAGTACAGGGTGGGCCAGAGTGATTTAATCTTGGTAATGTTCGACGAAAATGACGTAGGAAACGGCGCAGAACAACACCATGACACCCTTACCATAACGTTATCCATTGGGAACTGCACCGTGCGAAAGGTATTAGTGGATACCGGAAGCTCCGTGAATCTCATTATGCTGGAAACTCTCAGAATCATGGGCTTCGACAAAGAAAATTTGATAAAAAAGTCTGTACCGCTGGTGGGATTTAGTGGTGAGACAGCACATTCGGTAGGTGAGATAACCATTCCAACGTATATAGAGGGAGTTAACAAATTGGCGAGGTACTTAGTCATTGAGGGTCCGACTACTTACAACCTAATACTAGGAAGATCGTGGCTGCATCAGATGAAGGCAGTCCCTTCGACATATCATCAGTGTCTCAAATTCCCAACCCCGTGGGGCGTGGTCACGGTGAAAGGGGACCGCGAAGAATCCAGAAGTTGCTACACGCAAGCCCTGAAAGCCACAACTAAGCTCCCCTCATAG